The following DNA comes from Malania oleifera isolate guangnan ecotype guangnan chromosome 12, ASM2987363v1, whole genome shotgun sequence.
CTGAAATGACCAACATGTTGGATAAACTAATACAGATAGCATCGCACCTGTATCTTCACTACTTTCTGGCGCAATTCTAAGAAATCTTTACGACCTTTCCAGCCTCGATatttcttttgaatagataaagCAGCTGTATTATGATCGCGCAATTTGCGGAAGGCCAGCTTTGATGCAGCTGAAATCCCCTGAATGTCATTTGAAGTAATAACATATTCATCTAAATTAACAACAGCAGTAGAAGCTTCCATCTGTTGCCTCTTCCTGAATGAATGTGCACGGAAAGCAGATTGAATACGTGCAGCAGCCTGAGTTGCATTCCGGACTGCAGCGAGAGTATCTTTAAGTGAAAGCTGGTCCTCACTTGTCGTAAGACTCCCCTTTGAGATGCTATTGACAGTCATTTCTGCCTCCACATCAGCAGAGCCTTTAGAGAGCTCACTTTCTCCCAGTGTGAGGGATGAAAGATGGCTAGTTAGTTCCACCTCTGAAAGATAACCTGCAAGTCCCTTGTGCCCGCTGGCAGCAGCAATGGATGCAGGGGTTCTGCCTGTTGGATCTAGCGAATTGGGATCTGTCACTGCACCAGCTGATGCACCAGAAGCTATTAGAGCAGCTACCATTTTTTCCCTGTTACAAAATAACAGCATTTTAATGATATACCATCCTGAAAAGCATTCATGCCCCATTTAGAAACGTGAACTTGAACCCTCTGCATTTGAACTTGGAAGCCCAAACAGGCAAACACAACTAcattatttgaggttgtttatgAAAGGGTGAATTCAAACTATAAATGCTAATGCATGTATTTCAAATTATCACACAAGGAATTTCAACCTAATTTTGTATCAAAGATCACTCTGCACCCTCTAGACCCTAATGCCTCTCGCTCCCTCCATCTTTTCTACTTGAGATCACTCATCTCCGTAAATGTGGTACTCAAGCCCTCTACTTTTGGGTTGTGGGTCGATTGTTTCTGATTGTTGATCCCTAATCTAATTGTTGCAGAGCATAGATGATTGTTGCAGTGGGCATAATTAAACAAGATGTAATACCTTCAAATAATGAGTACTCAGTTCCAATATTACTGGTAGGGATTTTAAGATCAACCAGGTGCTCAACTGTTCTTGTTCAGGTGAGGTTAGTTGACGATAGTGGAGAAGATAAAGGTGAACgagtttttatttattgaaaataaaacaatataaaatatgaataatATGATAGACGAGGGAGAGGCAAGAGATTTACAAGGTCCAACAGTACTCTGTCCCAATTTTACCTAGAACATGAAAATCCGAATTGGATTGTGGAACAGCACATGCTCAAAAATGCAGAACTTATGGGTTTacatatattggtgaaaaatatgcATTGGCACTTGAATATTTTGAAGAGGATGTTGAGGTGTTTTTAAGTTTAGAAGAGGCTTTCTTTTGTGAATTTGATTAAGAAATAGAATTataactaaaaaaataatattaatttgcaaGAATCTGAAAGTGGTAAGAGACTTCTTCTCTCAAGACATGATTCTAGAAGTGGTCACGAGCATAACTAAAGAGATCAATGTTGGTGGATGATGAGAGAAAGCATCATGAGCAATaataaagaagagaaagaaagccAAGGTGGATATGGCAGCGAACTAAATGATGAAACATTGCAACTTGAAAGTGGTAAGGAAGCAAAGAAAATGTTTGTCATAAGACTAGTGGCTCTAATACcgcattgaaaataaaataaaacagaaGTTGAATAATGAAAAGAGATGAAATAGAGGCAAGAGATTCATGTGGTTCAATCATATAGTCAACATCCATTGGAGAAGGTAGCACTATTACACAACTCAAAAGTACAGAGGTACAAACATGCATAAATAGGTCTACAAAGACAAAATTATCTTAATATAAGCCTCATCCAAGACTCAGCCCAAAGATATTTTAAATCTTTTGCATATTATCGTATCTCTTATTTATAATAGTATAGCCTCGCACTCAAGCATATGTATGAGTTGGTAGGCCAGGTTTGTGTAGTAGTGGCTGAATGTCAAACAAGTAGCTGTTTTGTGTAGTGCTGTAAGAGGCAaatggttgttttttttttggttgaaaaaATAATAAGGCCGGCATGTATGGAATGCAGTGTTCATGCATTGATTAAAATGAATAACAATTATGCcatttttgttccttttttttttaattttatttgtattatctATATTACCAATTCATGTTTTAATAAATAGTATGCTCTCTTTCGCATGCTTCAATATAATGTACCTTAATTCCTGATTACAACAATTTATACTAGGGCATATGAAACCCTTCTTGTCAATTGATGGATCCTTCTATATATGAtgtcaaattcaaattcataagTTCTTAAATTACTCACATGATGGATTCTTTAACACATGCTTTTCAAATTTCATAGTCTTAAGTTTTACCGGAAcaatgaatttataaatttgtGGTATTTCAAAACTCAGGAATTTGAAATACATGCATTTGAAAATCACATgttcaattcaaattcatgtTGGCATATGCTATTTTATGTCTCCAGTAAGTTTGCATTTCCTTGTTAGGAGGAATAAAGTTATGGCCAACCTCAACCATAACAGCACTGGTAAGTGACAAATAGAAGATACATTTAGCTGATTTGATGAATGAGACAATCAACCAATTGGCTTCTTCCTAAacttgttcatatatatatatacaagtctGTGTGTGTTTGACCATCTCAAAGACAAATAGCAGATACATTTAGCTGATTTGATGAATGAGACAATCAACCAATTGGTTTCTTCCTAAACTtgttcatacatatatatatatatataatatatacatgtCTGCATGTGTTTGACCATCTCAAAGACATATACTTTTGCAAACCTCTCCTCTAGAAACTGTTGAATAATCTGATATATGAACATAAAGATGGACTAGAGCAAACCAAACTATGTACTGCAGCATGTTAAAAAGATTTGTCCGGCTTATTAGTATCTTTCTGGAAGGCaaccattttattttttcttttcgcTAAATTGACCCGCAATCTTTGGGAAGCCTAGTGCAGCAACCCCCTGCCATGGATTTCCAAAAACCACAAGGAGTCAAACCAGGGACATCCAAGTTGAtgttgttgggcttttgtggagcctaattgTGTTAAATTTGGATAATGACCCGACCTTTatctaatgagagatttctatcttaAGGCTTAGTCTATGGAGCGAAGGCTCCCACAGTGCTCATGGACTAAGCGGCACAAGCCGTACTCATGGCGTTGCCCCTGGGAAAATTTTTTGGGCTCATTTGGAACGGAACCCTATGCACAACATATAACAAGAttgcttttgggtgattagggttggtgATCAAACTTCGcaagagagcgagagggagagtatTGTACCGCTACACTCTCTATAATATTTCTccctaataatagtgaaatccctacaactccgtggacgtaggcaaaattgccgagccacgtaaatactgtcttgtgcgtgtgattcatttttatttggcgtgtattctttctctattttgtttctcacaggtttcgaaatttgtttttttttaattcccaACAGAGTCCCTTCAATTTATGGTGCTGGAATTCACAGACAACTCATCCCAATCTAGTAAGGCTTGTCCAAAAAACAATAGTGCTGGAGACCAGATGGGCAATTAGACAGTTAACATGACACCAGTGGTGGACCTAGAAGTTCTACAGGGGCCGCATATATATACTTGCACAAAATATAAAAACTATTAAGTTCTATAGGTAGGAAGAAAAACTAAAAATACGCAAAACGTAAATTCTAAAAACTAATTTCTTAATGTTTGAACTTAAAGACCTCCAAAGTAGAAGTGCCATGTGTTGAACTATGCAGGTCAATTTAACAAATATTATTTACTTTGTTTTTGTATAATTTTAATGGGGCATAACTTTATTTGTAActtgaaaatttataatttactATATATTAATTATACTATTTTCCAAAATTCTAGAGGGGCCAAGTGCCGCCCCCACTGATCTACACTCGCATCCACCCCTGCATCGCACTCAAGAGACTGGTCACAAGAAGTTAATTTCGGTTCCACCATTTCTTTTCAGATttttgtttgataaaaaaaattatgaattttgTAGGATCTCACACTCATTGCACATAACTGCATATTTTTAGTCACACAataagaaattttaatattcagttTTATATTTATTTGACTCGTCATCATTTTAAGCAGTCAGCTGCAAGCGCAAAAATTCAAGTCCAGAAAGCAGCTACTTTGTGCATAAATTTCCAAGGACTGGACTGTGTTCAGTCCTCCTCTCACACCCCCTACTAGGCTCACACCTTGCAGAACCACACTGGGTAATGGATGCTTTGCTTACCTGAATGCcctattttattataatttaagtGCTCTATTACCAGGCAAACAAAATGAAAAGGCATGCCAGGAATGCTTCCCCCGCTCCCCCAAAAAGAATTTTAGGCTTCAAATCAATCTAACTGAATCTGATTAGTTCCCTAGGAAAATACATTACCTTCCAAAGCGTGCAGCCCAATGAAGAGCAGTCCAGCCATTGATGTCTCGGAAATTTATGTTGACTCCATAACTGAGGATTGGCTTCAAGGCCCACTCAAAACCCATCCCAGCAACCATGTGCAGTATCCCTTGTTCCTTCTTGGACAAGGAACAGCCCAGGTGGTCATTTCTTTGCTGGGATCTGGAAGAAAGCCACTGTAGTAACTTGTCTTttagaagttcttgaagaagccAATCCATGGTACTAGTAGAAGTCCCACTGCCCACCAAAAGCGCCTCAATGACATGACTCCATGAGTCTTCATCAACTTTCAATTTTCTTAACAGATCAATTCTTGATTCAACATTCGCCCCTTTCTGCATCAAGGGGTCAGACAGAAGCATCTGCACAAATCTAACAAGGAGCAACTGTTCTTCTGGACTCTTAGCTGCTTCTGTTTGTGGAAAATTGCTGTGGGTACAACTAGTTGGCTTAGAACGGAACTCAAACTCTCTGACTTCGCTGCAAGACTCTCGATTGCCAGAAGTGATGCATAGACTGACCTTTCCAGGAAGGTGGGGAGGAGCATGGCATCGGAAGATACCTTCCTGAATGATCTCAAGAGGAACTTCAATGTCACCAATCATACAAGTCCATACACATTCTGATGAATCACACAGAAAAGTTCCAATAATAATGACCTGCATCGAATAACTTGAGCTTTTACAATTTGAGCATCTGCTTCAGAAAAAATTGGAGGGAAAAGGGGATTTAAAGATAAGGTTGAAATggaataaatttcatatatagTCCTTGCTATGTCTTATATTCACAATGACATAAGCCAATTGTTGTTTGATCATATGCAAACCAAATTCTATAATTGGCCCATGGACCCCATTTGCAATGCCTGTGGTCTATAATCCATATCAAGgtttgcttagaaagaaaaattcacattataaaatttaagaaaaagtcAATTATTGAACTACTGAACTTCTTTTCTCATTGACATTTTCGATGCAGGCAACCAATTAAATGGCTAATGATCTGCTGGATTAACATTTTAGTACAAGCACACATAATCCAGACGACACCATTCAAAGTTGGGATCAAAGATAAGAAGCAGTCAAATTCACTATGACATAAGTTTTGTCATCCTAATCAAATGCAAAACAAGTCCAACAGTTGGCCCAACAGACCCCATTTGCATGGAATGTGGACTACAATCCACATCAATGTTAGCTTTATAAGAAATTTTCACACAAAACAAGTATCACAATCATAGAATAGAATCTTTTGTCTCATTCATTTCAAAATGTAGGCAACCAATTAAATGGCTAAGGATTCTCCTAGCTCAATATTCTAGCATACACTCACATAATCCACGTCAGCTTTTGCTGGATGGAAGATAGAAAGCAGCACTTAGGAATATACAGGCAAAACGAGTTTAGCCTAGCAAAAGAATCATAAAATAATAAGATGATCAATTGGAAAAATATCtctccaaaaaaaattaaacaaatatgTTCACACTCTTTTCAATTAAGAGCGCCCAAAATGCAACTAGATTTTAAAATTCTCTTAATGCAATGAGAAAATTCACTAAGGGTTGAAGAACTTATCCATGTGCCACAAATTCAATAACCAATAGTCAATACATGCAAAAAATGTTAAAACTGCCCAGACCATTGCTTGTATTACCATGAGGCAAGAACACAgtaaatataataaatatttgaaaagaagAACTAAACGATGACCTTCATGAATGTACCTTTGTAGCTTCAGAGGAATAACCCCATTCTGGGGATATTTCATGAATTGTAAATTTCTGCGTTTGTGAAATGGTTAAGcttgaattttcttcaaaaggaATTTCAGAAATATCGTTAAAAAACATCATGTAGTTGTCAGGGTTGGTTTCATGAGTGTTTATCAAAGAGGGAAACTTCAAGTTCTCAACTTCCAGAGATGGCAACATAGAATCTGGTAATAGGGAGAGCTGTTAGAAAGTGATAAAAAAACTACTACATGctaaaaatgcacaaataatcACTATCTACTGTTATGAAGTCATTACAGTTGTCAGAATTATTTTCGCCAAAATTAAGCCAATGACAGTTTTTCTGTTCTTCAGATAGTCCAATCTTCAAAAATGATGACGGTTTTTCCTGTTACAAACACAAACACGACAAATAATAATTGCACAGACATATAGGAATGGAAACGTAATTAAAGAAGAAATTGTAAAAaaaatgaacagagaacaaaagacAGGATCATATTCCTTGAATTCTCACATTCGTATctgatgtgtatggatgtttcTCCTTGGAATCAACATTAGATGACTTCTTATGTAATTCCAGCATATCTTTCCAAGACACAAGTTCTTTTCTTTCAAAATGATCTACATGCCCAAATGATTGATGGTGCTGAATGCCATTGTCCCCTACAGAAGATGACCACATTAGCTATTCTTAGTCCATTCCCTTCTCACCATATTTGATAATCAATGGGAAATAGGGACAATTTAATAGAAGCTGAATGAATAGATGACAACAAACTCAGAGGAAAACATATGACAACAAGAAAGTGCTGTAATTGGTTTACTAATGGAGAAATTACCACCTAAGAAAAAGAGAGATGATATAGAGATTAAAAAATCAAGCCAATAAACTATgctaatttgtataaatgtaaAAATGTGTTAAGAGTGTAAACTTTATGTTTGCAGAAATATCTTATGCAATATGAACTTCAAGGCCTCTGATGGAAACATTGtgtattttttggatttttaggaAATCTTGTAGTATGTTATTTGAAAgaattttcctattttttctgCATTTTTATAGCAGGATTTTATGAGCTAATAGTTCAATAGATCATCAAGGGCCTTTTTGAATTGAATATTTTACATTTTTGTGCTGTTTGAAACTCCAGGGGTTTGATATTTGTTTCATTAATTAGGATTTGTCGATTTGATATTAGTTCCTAAAGAATGTCTACTTATTTAGTATAAGAAGAAAGCCTATATAAATGCTTGATGCTCAACTATGAGAAGCAGATTGGATGTAACTGTAAACTACGCTTTAACAGTATAAtatataatcattaaattaatcattaaataaataatgtactGCCAACTTGAACAAGgtaaaaactagaaaagaaaagaaggttcaAGCTGAAAAATATAGAgaagaaaaatcaaattattaccaaaatatatatttttaacgaAACagtgtccatatcaaattattaGTCGGTCCATCTCTCgtgaatattaaaaaaatatattatcacCCTCATTATTATTCCCCCCCTTCCACAAAACTTATTGAGAATAATTTATGAAAGGGGAAAAAGTAAAAATGGTATGAAAaggtaaaaaatgaaaataatttttttttcccatgaTAGTCAAGCAGTGGTTACATAACGGCCGTAGCAGCCATTATGCAACAGTAGTGGTCTGTAACGGTCGTCATGgatgtgatttttcttcccaccaatttaGCAGGGTGAAATGGTATTAAGGACCCAAAAGCCATGCTGATGTTCAGATTTtgagaatctggaagtgcaaattgtgaataaaaggaataaaaccatgcaaggtgtgagatggctaaaaccgaggcaagggaagttgaaactaaatttggatgggagcaacTTGGGGAACCCAGAgtcggcgggtggtggtggcatccttaaaAATGCTacaggttcttttatttttgatttttcaaaatattttggtatttgttcaaataatgaagcggaattaaaagcaatgaTGGAAGGAATAAAGCTTTGCAAACAATTGGCCCATTCcagtattgacattgaatgtgattcgaatattgtagtaaattggataagatccaataaatgctccttgtggtatttgtgagatttttgggagcagcttattggtttattggaggaaATAgacttttctataaatcatttgtatagagaagggaataaagtggcagatgctttgacTCGAcgaggtgctatggggaggaatagtttacAAATAGTAATCAACTTCCTAGAGTGATCAAAGGTTTGTATAAACTAGAtaagatgggtacggcttatattaggtatgtttagttggtttccttttggtattaGTATaggtttgttttttcttttgattGGTTTGATGCgtggggtgttttattggttagttttgtttggatttgtagtcctgttttggttggatgttggtattgttttttgggaggcctttaattttGTTCTATCTGTAACCTCtcattgcttgtcttgtaaccacggtattcctctgccaaaagtgagggtatatcaataaataaatgaatgtgccgccctcctttagtttttttttttttttaaaaaaaaggaccCAAAAACCATTACATGACGGCATTACACATACGGTTGTGGCTGCTATATAAAACCATCACAGAAGCGAGTGACTATCCTAAGCACCAAACAAACACCACAAACCTGCATTCTGTAGAAGCATACTATTGTTGGAGCCATCTTCTCTTTCACAATGACCACCGTACAACTGACCATGTTCTTCACGTCCCTGCAGATGGTCATCATGCTTGGCCACTTCCCTTTCATATGCTAGAACTCCATAATCATTTGAATTCCCATTCTGACTGCAGAATGGACCAATTTCTTCCCAGCTTTCATCATTCAAACTTAGCTGCTCCTCGAGCCTCCGCAAAGCTTGGCTAACCTCAAGCTCAGACGAACTATTAAATTCACCTGTTCCATTTATCTTGTCCATATGATCCAGACCATTATCCTTGATGAATATTTCAGAACTAACTTCTACAGATCCTGGACTAGAGAGATTCTGATTTGATCCGTATAGCTCAGTAACTACAGAAATTGAACCAGGATTTCGAGCAACGCAAGAGTCTGGACTCCGGCTGAAAGTGGAAGAGGAACCAGGTGATAACTGAATAATTCCAGAAGTATGCCTTACCTGTAACATGCAAAAACAACAGGAGATTTAAAGTTAGGTCATGCATTAATGGTGGGTGCAGCACATGATAAAATAACTAGtcatgaaaaggaaaaaaaattgtatcagaAGAGATACACCTGCATTGCTTGCTTAAATTTTATTTGTTGATATTGAAAAGAAGAATCAGAAATTCCAAAATTGTTTACATAAGCTGAGTGGAAAATTCACAAAAGTTTCGTGAGAAGtgaaacatattttaaaattattaggaAATAGTACAGTTGGTGCTGAAGTGCCAATCATAGGCCTGTCAGGATAGCAGCATTTCACCAAAAAGCACTGTATAATTACTTAGAAAAGTTGATGAAAACCAAATGAGCACAAAGATGTGAAATGGCAATTCTGGACATAAAGCACTGCGCACTTGCTAAGAAACGTTGATGAAAAACAAAAGAGCACAAAGATGAGAATGGTCAACCCAGGCATAGATAATAAATATCAGGTTAAAAGGGTTGATGAAAGGTTTTATTTATGAGTATGGATTAGCACTATAGTTATGAGATCAGCCAGGCCTATAATCAGGTTCAAAAAAGTTACCTCACTTATCTCTCTATAATGAACAAGAACAATGTGCTCGTATGCCCTGCAAATAAATGTAATGCCTAAATAAATAACCTGAAaagttttataaaaaattaatgtaTAGAAATGATAAATCAAGAACTCTGAACTCCAATCAAAATCATTATATGCAAATGGTGTGGTCAATTTCAGAAAATCTCcactttttttttcaatttcagtGCAAAATATATAGTTCCAAGTTAACATTTGAGAAAAATCTCCTTTTTTTTAGTTTCAGTAGTACACATTTATGATTTGCAGCATCTGCAAGAACGATCTTTTGGAATACAAAGCATGAGTCATGAAGCAGCAAGAAAGAAGGTATAATAACTAAAAGTATACTTACGGGTCCAGCATCCAATAACTACGCCTCTGAAAATTTGGATTATTCGCTCCATGTGCATAATAACAGTTCAAAGCTTCAACATTTCCGACCTACACATAAAGATAAGTAGGTGTAAGATGGCTTCCTTCAGGCCAAAAAAAATTATGTTGAACCCTTTTAGATTACTCCTACACTTAAgaagcctaagttgttaggttgtgggccaacaatgtatatcaagattAAACAAAGCCAAAACCAGTTCTACTAACAAAGTGTGACAACGTTAACAGGGATAGAAAAACATTCTTAAGGATTATAAACACATGTCATCTTATCAAGTAGCAAACCTACATTACATTCAATTTTTGGCTCACCCTCGCAATTTTACATTACAGCAGGATTCTGATGATATGGAAACATAGAAGAAGGCCAAGAAATATGAAAAGGAAAGACATGTCAACTGTCAAGAGATTTAAGGCAATCAGAAATATTCTTGTGTCAGCGTGAGCACAACTGTTTTATATATCAAGGTTTACAAGAAGTGGCATGCCAAGTTAGGGATTAAGAAGTAAAAAGCACTACTAAGAATTAGCAAATCAGTATCAAACAGATTACTTGAAGGATAAATTCTTGCAGCAGTAAGGTAATAAGTCAACAGTGTTGACATATTGACAAACCTTAAGTCTTTCATGTGCTTCACCAACGGTCCTGCCATCTTTCTTTTTTCGCCAACTATGCCCATCTTTGCGGAAAAATCTAAGCACCCTCTTGTTAAATAGGAACAAAGACCCACCTGTTCAAGACTCCAGCcagaaagaagaaataaaatagcCGGTAATATGCAATTGACCTGAAATGTTATTTATCAACCAAATATGAACATCTATGAAATACTAGGGAATATGAAAATTACTAGTTGGCTTCTGAGGAGCCTCTTGGGTGAGCTGGTGGTCCTCACAATTCTTTAATATAAAAAGCACTTCTGCAGGTTTCAGCCAACGAATTTGAGCTTGTTGAACCAGATCATTAATATTAAATCCTGAGAATCAACAAAAAGCGCGGAAAGTAGTTAAACAGCTTTACAAAAGACAACAGCTTTTAAAAAGACAACTTCCTTTTTGTGGCTTGGAAAGTAATGAACAAATCTTTTCACAGGTGTTGTGACTTGGAAAAGTCATTACTTGTTAATGCACCAGTGATGAGATTCAATctttaagaaaattaaatagaCAGCAACCAAGCAATAGCCTAAATCAGAGGTGTAGTTCAACCTCAGCAGGAACTCCTTCATTCGAGTATTAATGTGAGAATACAACAGCAAGACCAAAAAGGTCTTAGGTAGCACTGATGGAACtggctacatgaatctttttctgcCTTTGTGTTCAACCTAGGGCAAAATTCTCTAAGTTGGAGTGTCAGTGAACCCTTTCTCATTACCTCCATTCAAAAATAGGTCAATCCTCCCTTCCCTAGAGCTTCTAAcataaattaaaaggaaaaaggtaccgacctcccctgaggtttgacaaaaaaaatggaacctcccctaaggtttcaaaatcCCATTGACCTCCCCTGAGGAATAAAAAATGTCCCATACCTCTCCTaagatttgccaaaaagacacatgCCTCCCCTCAAAAAGACTTGTATTTTTGCAAAAATacaaggggaggtttgtgtctttttgacagaCCTCAAGGGAGGCCCctggaattcttgaaacctcagggGTGATccctgagatttttgaaacctcaagggaggtccctGTCTTTTagccaaacctcaagggaggtcaatGTCTTCTGCCCCAAATGAAATTACTCTCTCAACTGTACTATTTGGTTTGGGTTGCAAGTGCCTAAACAATCCAAAGTTGTCAGTGTTACTTCCTTTATTTCATTCTCTGCAACTGCCACTCCTAGTTTACAACAGACCTGTTAATTCCTTCACCTTTTTTAATCCATCTTATTGACCCCAAGTATTGGTTTTGATGATAGGTGATTACAAAACTCAACCAAATATTGGGTACTAGTTTGTGAAGGTCTTAATTCTTTGAAAATCAGGTTGTTGAGGATTTTGGCAACTTCATTTAATGTTAAGTTATCTCATTTAGATAATAAATAATCCCTTATCCGTTCTGGTTATTGAATTTCAGTTTGTTAATTCA
Coding sequences within:
- the LOC131144771 gene encoding calmodulin-binding transcription activator 4 isoform X2, producing MLQSGFNINDLVQQAQIRWLKPAEVLFILKNCEDHQLTQEAPQKPTSGSLFLFNKRVLRFFRKDGHSWRKKKDGRTVGEAHERLKVGNVEALNCYYAHGANNPNFQRRSYWMLDPAYEHIVLVHYREISEVRHTSGIIQLSPGSSSTFSRSPDSCVARNPGSISVVTELYGSNQNLSSPGSVEVSSEIFIKDNGLDHMDKINGTGEFNSSSELEVSQALRRLEEQLSLNDESWEEIGPFCSQNGNSNDYGVLAYEREVAKHDDHLQGREEHGQLYGGHCEREDGSNNSMLLQNAGDNGIQHHQSFGHVDHFERKELVSWKDMLELHKKSSNVDSKEKHPYTSDTNEKPSSFLKIGLSEEQKNCHWLNFGENNSDNYSMLPSLEVENLKFPSLINTHETNPDNYMMFFNDISEIPFEENSSLTISQTQKFTIHEISPEWGYSSEATKVIIIGTFLCDSSECVWTCMIGDIEVPLEIIQEGIFRCHAPPHLPGKVSLCITSGNRESCSEVREFEFRSKPTSCTHSNFPQTEAAKSPEEQLLLVRFVQMLLSDPLMQKGANVESRIDLLRKLKVDEDSWSHVIEALLVGSGTSTSTMDWLLQELLKDKLLQWLSSRSQQRNDHLGCSLSKKEQGILHMVAGMGFEWALKPILSYGVNINFRDINGWTALHWAARFGREKMVAALIASGASAGAVTDPNSLDPTGRTPASIAAASGHKGLAGYLSEVELTSHLSSLTLGESELSKGSADVEAEMTVNSISKGSLTTSEDQLSLKDTLAAVRNATQAAARIQSAFRAHSFRKRQQMEASTAVVNLDEYVITSNDIQGISAASKLAFRKLRDHNTAALSIQKKYRGWKGRKDFLELRQKVVKIQAHVRGHQVRKNYRVICWAVGILEKVVLRWRRKGVGLRGFRPEPELMSEGEDEDILKVFRKEKVEVAVDQAVSRVLSMVDSPKARQQYHRMLEKYRQAKAELSSTDLEAESMARTSM
- the LOC131144771 gene encoding calmodulin-binding transcription activator 4 isoform X1 encodes the protein MLQSGFNINDLVQQAQIRWLKPAEVLFILKNCEDHQLTQEAPQKPTSGSLFLFNKRVLRFFRKDGHSWRKKKDGRTVGEAHERLKVGNVEALNCYYAHGANNPNFQRRSYWMLDPAYEHIVLVHYREISEVRHTSGIIQLSPGSSSTFSRSPDSCVARNPGSISVVTELYGSNQNLSSPGSVEVSSEIFIKDNGLDHMDKINGTGEFNSSSELEVSQALRRLEEQLSLNDESWEEIGPFCSQNGNSNDYGVLAYEREVAKHDDHLQGREEHGQLYGGHCEREDGSNNSMLLQNAGDNGIQHHQSFGHVDHFERKELVSWKDMLELHKKSSNVDSKEKHPYTSDTNEKPSSFLKIGLSEEQKNCHWLNFGENNSDNYSMLPSLEVENLKFPSLINTHETNPDNYMMFFNDISEIPFEENSSLTISQTQKFTIHEISPEWGYSSEATKVIIIGTFLCDSSECVWTCMIGDIEVPLEIIQEGIFRCHAPPHLPGKVSLCITSGNRESCSEVREFEFRSKPTSCTHSNFPQTEAAKSPEEQLLLVRFVQMLLSDPLMQKGANVESRIDLLRKLKVDEDSWSHVIEALLVGSGTSTSTMDWLLQELLKDKLLQWLSSRSQQRNDHLGCSLSKKEQGILHMVAGMGFEWALKPILSYGVNINFRDINGWTALHWAARFGREKMVAALIASGASAGAVTDPNSLDPTGRTPASIAAASGHKGLAGYLSEVELTSHLSSLTLGESELSKGSADVEAEMTVNSISKGSLTTSEDQLSLKDTLAAVRNATQAAARIQSAFRAHSFRKRQQMEASTAVVNLDEYVITSNDIQGISAASKLAFRKLRDHNTAALSIQKKYRGWKGRKDFLELRQKVVKIQAHVRGHQVRKNYRVICWAVGILEKVVLRWRRKGVGLRGFRPEPELMSEGEDEDILKVFRKEKVEVAVDQAVSRVLSMVDSPKARQQYHRMLEKYRQAKVSGSQIPHLSGVHELNLYLCI